In Eubalaena glacialis isolate mEubGla1 chromosome 2, mEubGla1.1.hap2.+ XY, whole genome shotgun sequence, a single genomic region encodes these proteins:
- the MFGE8 gene encoding lactadherin → MPGPRLLAALCGALLCASGLFAFSGDFCDSSQCLHGGTCLLDQDRKPPFHCLCPEGFTGLICNETERGPCFPNPCHSDAECQVIDDFHRGDVFTQYICKCPRGYTGIHCEIVCTSPLGMETGAIADSQISASSMHLGFMGLQRWAPDLARLHLTGVVNAWTSSNYDRNPWIQVNLMRKMRVTGVVTQGASRAGSAEYLKTFKVAYSTNGRKFQFIQGAGESGDKIFMGNVDNSGLKVNLFETPLEVQYVRLVPMICHRGCTLRFELLGCELNGCAEPLGLKDNTIPSKQITASSFYKTWGLSAFSWYPSYARLDNQGKFNAWTAQTNSASEWLQIDLGSQKRVTGIITQGARDFGHIQYVAAYKVAYGDSGANWTEYRDQGAVESKIFPGNMDNNSHKKNMFEAPFLARFVRILPVAWHNRITLRVELLGC, encoded by the exons ATGCCGGGCCCCCGTCTGCTGGCCGCGCTCTGCGGCGCGCTCCTCTGCGCCTCGGGACTCTTCGCCTTCTCCG GTGACTTCTGTGACTCCAGCCAGTGCCTGCATGGTGGGACCTGCTTGTTGGACCAGGACAGAAAACCCCCCTTCCACTGCCTCTGCCCTGAAGGCTTCACGGGCCTCATATGCAATGAGACTGAGAGAG gtcCCTGTTTCCCAAATCCCTGCCACAGTGATGCCGAATGCCAGGTGATTGATGACTTCCACCGAGGGGATGTCTTCACCCAGTACATCTGCAAGTGCCCTCGTGGCTACACAGGCATCCACTGTGAGATCG tctGCACCTCGCCGCTGGGCATGGAGACGGGCGCTATCGCCGACTCCCAGATCTCCGCCTCGTCCATGCACTTGGGTTTCATGGGTTTGCAGCGCTGGGCCCCAGATCTGGCCCGCCTGCACCTCACGGGCGTTGTCAACGCATGGACATCCAGCAACTACGATAGAAACCCCTGGATCCAG GTGAACCTGATGCGGAAGATGCGGGTGACGGGCGTGGTGACGCAGGGTGCTAGCCGCGCAGGCAGTGCCGAGTACCTGAAGACTTTCAAGGTGGCCTACAGCACCAATGGGCGCAAGTTCCAGTTCATCCAGGGTGCAGGGGAGTCAGGAGATAAG ATATTTATGGGTAATGTGGACAACAGCGGCCTGAAGGTCAACCTGTTTGAAACCCCTCTGGAGGTGCAGTATGTGAGACTGGTGCCCATGATCTGCCACCGGGGCTGCACCCTTCGCTTTGAGCTCCTTGGCTGTGAGTTGAATG GATGCGCCGAACCCCTAGGCCTGAAGGACAACACCATCCCCAGCAAGCAGATCACAGCCTCCAGCTTCTACAAAACCTGGGGCCTCAGTGCCTTTAGCTGGTATCCCTCCTATGCGCGCCTGGATAATCAGGGCAAGTTCAACGCCTGGACCGCCCAGACCAACAGTGCCTCTGAGTGGCTGCAG attGACCTGGGCTCTCAGAAGCGAGTGACCGGCATCATCACCCAGGGGGCCCGAGACTTTGGCCACATCCAGTATGTGGCAGCCTACAAGGTGGCCTATGGTGACAGTGGTGCGAACTGGACTGAGTACAGGGACCAGGGGGCCGTGGAAAGCAAG ATCTTCCCTGGCAACATGGACAATAATTCCCACAAGAAGAACATGTTTGAGGCGCCTTTCCTGGCTCGCTTTGTGCGCATCCTGCCTGTGGCCTGGCACAACCGCATCACCCTTCGCGTGGAGCTGCTGGGCTGTTAG